In a genomic window of Flavobacterium crassostreae:
- a CDS encoding DUF5606 domain-containing protein, translated as MNLEKILAISGKPGLYSLKVQTRSGFVAESLADGKKITVNLKSNVSLLSEISIYTYEGEKPLAQIINNIAKKEKNQAAISHKEDNATLLAYFREVLPEFDEDRVYPSDVKKILNWYNILQSKGLVTDVLDEETVSAETETEQAK; from the coding sequence ATGAATTTAGAAAAAATATTAGCCATTTCTGGTAAGCCCGGTTTATATTCTCTTAAGGTACAAACCCGTTCTGGTTTTGTTGCAGAATCTTTAGCAGATGGAAAAAAAATTACAGTAAACTTAAAAAGTAATGTAAGTTTATTATCTGAAATTTCAATTTACACTTACGAAGGCGAAAAACCGTTAGCTCAAATTATAAACAATATAGCTAAAAAAGAAAAAAACCAAGCTGCAATTTCTCATAAAGAAGATAATGCCACTTTATTGGCCTATTTTAGAGAAGTGTTGCCAGAATTTGACGAAGATAGAGTCTATCCTTCGGATGTAAAGAAAATTTTAAATTGGTACAACATTCTACAATCTAAAGGATTGGTTACAGATGTGCTTGATGAAGAAACAGTTTCTGCCGAAACAGAAACAGAACAAGCAAAATAA
- the mazG gene encoding nucleoside triphosphate pyrophosphohydrolase, producing the protein MNSRPSQLQAFERLLNILDDLREKCPWDKKQTMQSLRHLTIEETYELGDAILDNNMEEIKKELGDVLLHLVFYAKIGSETNAFDIADVCNEICDKLIHRHPHIYSDTVVKDEEEVKQNWEKLKLKEGRTSVLEGVPKSLPALVKASRIQDKVKAVGFDWEEPSQVWDKVQEELAELQVEVAAGDRDKMESEFGDVLFSMINYARFLNINPEDALERTNKKFIQRFQYLESKASALGKPLMDMTLAEMDVFWEQAKKGTNTK; encoded by the coding sequence ATGAATTCAAGACCAAGCCAACTGCAAGCCTTTGAGAGACTACTAAACATCCTGGATGATTTGAGAGAGAAATGTCCATGGGATAAAAAGCAAACCATGCAAAGTCTACGTCATTTAACCATTGAAGAAACCTATGAGTTAGGAGATGCCATTTTAGATAACAATATGGAGGAGATCAAAAAAGAGCTTGGCGATGTGTTATTGCATCTTGTTTTTTATGCCAAAATAGGCAGCGAAACCAATGCATTTGATATTGCAGATGTGTGCAACGAAATTTGTGATAAATTAATCCACAGACATCCGCATATTTACAGCGATACAGTAGTTAAAGACGAAGAAGAGGTAAAGCAAAATTGGGAAAAATTAAAACTAAAAGAAGGAAGAACTTCTGTTCTAGAAGGGGTTCCAAAAAGTTTGCCTGCATTAGTAAAAGCCAGTCGAATTCAAGACAAAGTCAAAGCAGTTGGGTTTGATTGGGAAGAGCCGAGTCAAGTCTGGGACAAGGTGCAAGAAGAATTGGCCGAACTCCAAGTAGAAGTTGCTGCAGGCGATAGAGATAAAATGGAGTCTGAGTTTGGAGACGTATTATTTTCAATGATTAATTATGCCCGATTTTTAAACATCAACCCCGAGGATGCTTTAGAACGAACCAATAAAAAATTTATACAACGCTTTCAATATTTAGAAAGTAAAGCCAGTGCTCTAGGCAAGCCTTTAATGGATATGACATTGGCCGAAATGGATGTTTTTTGGGAACAAGCAAAAAAAGGTACCAATACTAAATAA
- a CDS encoding Crp/Fnr family transcriptional regulator, with translation MSKCEQCIVREFSSLKALKKDELLKIADCKTSYTITKGETIFSEGENVNGIFCIKDGVCKLSKLSQNGKDQIIKLVSKGELLGQRSMISEEPVNLSAVALEDMEVCFIPKTEIMGFFNHNNDFSMNVMKSICGDLKEADSHTVSMAQKTVKERLAETLVYLETTFGINTDHSLRIQLSREELASMIGTATESCIRLLSDFKKSGLIALSGKKITILDLAKLKKLAE, from the coding sequence ATGAGTAAATGTGAACAATGTATTGTTAGAGAATTCAGCTCTCTAAAGGCACTCAAAAAAGATGAGTTGCTTAAAATTGCAGATTGCAAAACCTCGTATACCATTACAAAAGGAGAAACCATATTTAGTGAGGGAGAAAATGTAAATGGGATTTTTTGTATCAAAGATGGGGTTTGCAAACTAAGCAAACTAAGCCAAAATGGCAAAGACCAAATCATCAAATTGGTGTCCAAAGGAGAATTGCTAGGGCAACGCTCCATGATTAGTGAAGAACCCGTAAATTTGAGTGCTGTTGCACTAGAGGATATGGAGGTTTGTTTTATTCCAAAAACAGAAATTATGGGTTTTTTTAACCACAACAATGATTTTTCAATGAATGTTATGAAAAGTATTTGTGGCGATCTAAAAGAAGCCGATAGCCATACGGTTTCTATGGCGCAAAAAACCGTAAAAGAAAGACTTGCAGAAACGCTGGTTTATCTAGAAACTACTTTTGGTATAAATACAGACCACTCCTTACGAATTCAATTATCTCGTGAAGAATTGGCGAGCATGATTGGTACCGCCACAGAAAGCTGCATTCGGTTGTTGTCTGACTTTAAAAAATCGGGCTTAATTGCGCTTTCGGGCAAAAAAATTACTATTCTGGATCTAGCAAAGCTTAAAAAATTAGCTGAGTAA
- a CDS encoding heavy metal translocating P-type ATPase has product MDTKNCFHCGLDIVKTEEIIFDQKSFCCNGCKTVYEIFSLNDLSCYYDFEKSPGTSPLDIAGKYDFLDNETIATKLVEFQEENIAIIAMSIPNIHCSSCIWILENLQKLQKGIQSSQVNFPEKKVRITYNPQIVSLKEIAYLLSSIGYEPYISLENYQTAKSAIDRSLTYKLGVAFFCFGNIMLLSFPEYFEVKEFWLDNYKPFFRGLIFALSLPAFLYSASGYYVSAYKSIKSGMLNIDIPIALGIIVMFVRSTIDIVFNYGSGFFDSLTSLIFFMLLGKMFQIKTYSFLSFERDFKSYFPIAITRINPDTSEESVPIYDIQKGDRLLIRNQELIPVDGILISDKTAIDYSFVTGESVPIIKNSGDKIYAGGKQIGKVIEMEVLHSVSQSYLTQLWSNDVFQKNVARTHKTITDNISRYFTPILLTIAFIAFGYWIAIDTNTAFNVFTAVLIVACPCALALTAPFTMGNVLRILGKKQFYLKNALVIEQLAAVDTIVFDKTGTITTNKKAAIVYDGAPLSDTNLALIKNALRASNHPLSRMLYDFLPEYPKKTITDFQEITGQGILAHAAGVAIQIGSGIFVQNKAETNSLQTAVHIKIEGIYYGKYIFNNQYREGLETLFKTLKNNYQIHVLSGDNEGERTILENLLPIGTELVFNQKPEQKLEFIKQLQLSGKNVMMVGDGLNDAGALAQSNVGISISENVNVFSPACDAILEAQQFEKLNYFLSLSKKAMRTIKMSFTLSFLYNVVGLLFAVTANLEPLVAAIIMPLSTITIVSFVTLMSNYYAKTTQ; this is encoded by the coding sequence ATGGACACAAAAAACTGTTTCCATTGTGGTTTAGATATTGTAAAAACAGAAGAAATTATTTTTGATCAAAAAAGTTTTTGTTGTAATGGTTGCAAAACCGTTTACGAAATTTTTAGTCTCAATGATCTGTCTTGTTATTATGATTTTGAAAAATCCCCTGGTACATCGCCGCTGGATATAGCAGGCAAATATGATTTTTTAGACAACGAAACTATTGCTACTAAGTTAGTAGAATTTCAAGAAGAAAATATTGCCATCATTGCAATGAGTATACCAAATATTCATTGTAGTTCTTGTATTTGGATTTTAGAAAACCTCCAAAAACTTCAAAAAGGGATCCAGAGCTCACAGGTAAATTTTCCAGAAAAAAAAGTACGCATTACCTACAATCCTCAAATTGTTTCCCTCAAAGAGATTGCTTATTTGTTAAGCTCCATTGGCTATGAGCCGTATATTAGTCTTGAAAATTACCAAACAGCCAAGAGTGCCATTGATCGGAGTTTGACCTATAAACTAGGAGTAGCGTTTTTTTGTTTTGGAAACATTATGCTATTGTCTTTTCCGGAATATTTTGAGGTAAAAGAATTTTGGTTAGACAATTACAAGCCTTTTTTTAGAGGATTAATATTCGCCTTGTCTTTACCGGCATTTTTATATTCGGCCAGTGGGTATTATGTTTCTGCCTACAAAAGCATAAAGTCCGGAATGTTAAATATAGACATTCCGATTGCTTTAGGAATAATAGTAATGTTTGTTAGGAGTACCATAGATATTGTGTTTAATTATGGATCGGGTTTTTTTGATAGCTTGACCAGTTTGATTTTTTTTATGCTCTTGGGCAAAATGTTTCAAATCAAGACCTATAGTTTTTTAAGTTTTGAGAGAGATTTTAAATCGTATTTTCCGATAGCCATAACCAGAATAAACCCAGATACCTCAGAAGAAAGTGTGCCTATTTATGACATTCAAAAAGGAGACCGCTTGCTGATAAGAAACCAAGAGTTGATTCCGGTGGATGGTATTTTAATTAGCGACAAAACAGCCATAGATTATAGTTTTGTAACCGGAGAATCCGTACCTATAATCAAAAACTCTGGAGACAAAATATATGCTGGAGGAAAACAAATTGGCAAAGTAATAGAGATGGAAGTCTTGCATTCTGTATCCCAGAGTTACCTAACACAACTGTGGAGCAATGATGTTTTTCAAAAAAATGTAGCCCGTACGCACAAAACCATCACAGACAATATTAGCCGTTATTTTACCCCTATTTTACTGACTATAGCCTTTATTGCCTTTGGTTATTGGATAGCTATAGATACCAACACTGCCTTTAATGTGTTTACAGCAGTACTAATTGTGGCTTGTCCTTGCGCCCTAGCATTAACAGCTCCTTTTACTATGGGTAATGTGTTACGGATTTTAGGCAAAAAACAATTTTATCTCAAAAATGCTTTAGTAATAGAACAATTGGCAGCCGTAGATACTATTGTTTTTGATAAAACAGGCACCATAACAACCAATAAAAAAGCTGCCATTGTTTATGATGGAGCGCCATTATCCGATACCAATTTAGCCCTGATAAAAAACGCCCTGCGTGCATCTAACCATCCTTTGAGTAGGATGTTGTATGATTTTTTGCCAGAATATCCAAAGAAGACAATTACGGACTTTCAGGAAATTACTGGACAAGGAATTTTAGCCCATGCAGCTGGTGTGGCTATTCAAATTGGATCCGGTATTTTTGTACAAAACAAAGCAGAGACCAACAGTTTGCAAACCGCCGTACATATTAAAATAGAGGGTATTTATTATGGCAAATATATCTTTAATAATCAATATAGAGAAGGCTTAGAAACCTTATTTAAAACCTTAAAAAACAACTACCAAATCCACGTTTTATCCGGGGATAATGAAGGCGAAAGAACCATCTTAGAGAATTTATTGCCCATAGGTACAGAACTAGTTTTTAACCAAAAACCAGAACAAAAATTAGAATTTATCAAACAATTGCAACTAAGTGGCAAAAATGTGATGATGGTTGGGGATGGTCTAAATGATGCGGGCGCTTTGGCACAAAGTAATGTAGGTATTTCAATATCCGAGAATGTAAATGTTTTTTCGCCCGCCTGTGATGCAATTTTAGAAGCACAGCAATTTGAGAAATTAAACTACTTTTTGTCGCTATCCAAAAAAGCCATGCGCACCATTAAGATGAGTTTTACATTGTCTTTTTTGTATAATGTAGTTGGGCTTTTGTTTGCGGTAACCGCCAATTTAGAACCCCTGGTAGCGGCTATAATTATGCCTTTGAGCACCATAACAATTGTAAGTTTTGTAACCTTGATGAGTAATTATTATGCCAAAACAACACAGTAG
- the ccoS gene encoding cbb3-type cytochrome oxidase assembly protein CcoS translates to MSVIYLLITISIFVAIGFFIAFVVAVKSGQYDDDYTPSVRMLFDDEIKKTKKQGIQTTEEKQI, encoded by the coding sequence ATGAGTGTTATTTATTTATTGATTACCATTAGCATATTTGTTGCAATAGGTTTTTTTATTGCTTTTGTAGTAGCAGTAAAAAGCGGCCAGTATGATGATGATTATACGCCCTCAGTACGAATGCTTTTTGATGACGAAATCAAAAAAACCAAAAAACAAGGAATACAAACAACAGAAGAAAAACAAATTTAA
- the ccoN gene encoding cytochrome-c oxidase, cbb3-type subunit I codes for MEMQQFYYDNKIVKKFIYATILFGVVGMLVGLTLAILYLFPNLTDGISWLSYGRLRPLHTNAVIFAFVGNAFFAGMYYSMQRLLKARMYSDFLSGLHFWGWQLIIVAAAITLPLGYSTSKEYAELEWPIDIAITFIWVVMGINMIGTMIKRRERHLYVAIWFYLATFVTVAVLHIFNSLAIPVSLLSMKSYSVYAGVQDALVQWWYGHNAVAFFLTTPFLGLMYYFVPKAANRPVYSYRLSIVHFWSLIFIYIWAGPHHLLYSALPNWAQNLGVVFSIMLIAPSWGGMINGLLTLRGAWDKVRVDPVLKFFVVAITGYGMATFEGPMLSLKNVNAIAHFTDWIIAHVHVGALAWNGFMAFGLIYWLVPRMSKGPLFSAKLANFHFWIGTLGIILYTLPMYVAGFLQASMWKQFNPDGTLTYGNFLETVTQIMPMYWMRAIGGTLYLVGMLVLVYNIYRTIRANAAIEDELAEAPELQKISSSRIKGEKFHPWLERKPIQLTILATIAILIGGVIQIVPTIMVKSNIPTIASVKPYTPLELEGRDLYIREGCVGCHSQMVRPFRSEVERYGPQSKAGEFVYDHPFLWGSKRTGPDLLRVGGKYNDNWHFNHMWNPQSTSSGSIMPGYKWLFDNKALDISDIESKMKVMQTLGVPYTDAEVADARNAMKIQSQKIENNLNADPDFVKSYENSKKKAIAKGEEFVPMHQREIVALIAYIQRLGTDIKVKDKK; via the coding sequence ATGGAAATGCAGCAGTTTTATTATGACAACAAAATTGTAAAGAAATTCATTTACGCTACCATTCTTTTTGGTGTCGTAGGAATGCTAGTTGGTCTAACACTAGCAATTTTATATCTCTTTCCTAACCTAACCGATGGTATTTCATGGTTGAGTTATGGTAGATTAAGACCTTTACACACCAATGCGGTTATTTTTGCTTTTGTGGGTAATGCTTTTTTTGCAGGAATGTATTATTCTATGCAGCGATTACTTAAAGCAAGGATGTATAGTGATTTTTTAAGTGGACTTCATTTTTGGGGTTGGCAACTTATTATTGTAGCGGCTGCAATTACTTTGCCTTTGGGGTATAGTACTTCCAAAGAGTACGCGGAACTAGAGTGGCCTATTGATATTGCAATTACTTTTATTTGGGTAGTTATGGGTATCAATATGATCGGAACTATGATAAAAAGAAGAGAACGCCACTTATATGTAGCAATTTGGTTTTATTTAGCCACTTTTGTGACAGTAGCTGTTTTGCATATTTTTAATAGCTTAGCAATACCAGTTTCATTGCTATCAATGAAAAGTTACTCTGTTTATGCAGGCGTGCAAGATGCTCTAGTGCAATGGTGGTACGGGCATAATGCAGTTGCTTTTTTCTTGACTACACCTTTTTTAGGATTGATGTATTATTTTGTTCCTAAGGCTGCTAACCGTCCGGTATATTCTTACCGATTGTCTATTGTACACTTTTGGTCATTAATATTTATTTACATCTGGGCAGGACCACACCACTTATTGTATTCGGCTTTGCCAAACTGGGCTCAAAATTTAGGGGTAGTTTTCTCCATAATGTTAATTGCACCATCTTGGGGAGGAATGATTAACGGCCTCTTGACCTTGCGTGGAGCTTGGGATAAAGTTAGAGTAGATCCAGTATTAAAATTCTTTGTAGTTGCAATTACAGGTTATGGTATGGCAACTTTTGAAGGACCAATGTTGTCTCTTAAAAATGTAAATGCAATAGCGCATTTTACAGACTGGATTATTGCTCACGTACACGTAGGTGCATTGGCTTGGAACGGATTTATGGCTTTTGGTTTGATATATTGGTTAGTACCAAGAATGTCCAAAGGACCTTTATTTTCAGCAAAATTAGCTAATTTTCATTTTTGGATTGGTACCTTAGGGATTATACTTTATACTTTACCGATGTATGTTGCTGGTTTTTTACAGGCATCTATGTGGAAACAATTTAACCCAGACGGAACCTTAACCTATGGTAATTTTTTGGAAACCGTAACGCAAATTATGCCAATGTATTGGATGCGTGCAATAGGAGGTACCTTATATTTAGTAGGGATGCTTGTTTTGGTTTACAACATCTACAGAACCATTAGAGCAAACGCTGCCATTGAGGATGAGTTAGCCGAAGCACCAGAATTACAAAAAATAAGTAGTAGCCGTATTAAAGGAGAGAAATTTCATCCTTGGTTAGAAAGAAAACCAATTCAATTAACAATTTTAGCAACAATAGCTATTTTGATAGGAGGAGTAATCCAAATTGTACCTACCATTATGGTAAAATCTAACATTCCTACCATTGCTAGTGTAAAACCATATACTCCATTAGAATTAGAAGGACGTGATTTATATATTAGAGAAGGTTGTGTAGGGTGTCACTCTCAAATGGTAAGACCTTTCCGTAGTGAAGTAGAACGTTATGGCCCACAGTCTAAGGCAGGAGAGTTTGTTTATGACCATCCGTTTTTATGGGGATCCAAACGTACTGGACCAGATTTATTACGAGTAGGAGGCAAGTATAATGATAACTGGCACTTTAACCACATGTGGAACCCACAAAGTACTTCTTCAGGATCTATTATGCCAGGTTACAAATGGTTATTTGATAATAAAGCACTAGATATTTCGGATATAGAATCCAAAATGAAAGTAATGCAAACATTAGGAGTGCCATATACCGATGCCGAAGTTGCTGATGCAAGAAACGCAATGAAAATACAATCTCAAAAAATTGAAAACAATCTAAATGCCGATCCTGACTTTGTAAAAAGTTATGAAAACAGCAAGAAAAAAGCCATTGCCAAAGGAGAAGAATTTGTACCAATGCACCAAAGAGAAATTGTAGCATTAATTGCCTACATACAAAGACTAGGGACCGATATTAAAGTAAAAGATAAAAAGTAA
- a CDS encoding cbb3-type cytochrome oxidase subunit 3 → MFEQIKHNMETISGVEIYPILSLLIFFIFFVGLGVWVLSYKKEKIDELSQIPLKDN, encoded by the coding sequence ATGTTTGAACAAATAAAACACAACATGGAAACGATCTCTGGAGTAGAGATATATCCGATCCTATCGTTACTTATTTTCTTCATTTTTTTTGTAGGGCTTGGAGTTTGGGTTCTATCCTATAAAAAGGAAAAAATAGATGAGTTGAGTCAAATTCCTTTAAAGGATAATTAG
- a CDS encoding cbb3-type cytochrome c oxidase N-terminal domain-containing protein: MKKIIPAYVRVLLIFFLVFGAMEYFIDSGDRAAFIKYPMVSLFLAVFLFVLIAIEITVSAIDNISYQMLSAEEKLAFEQESATSYKDKEWFQKLMKKLTKSEPIENEENLLLDHDYDGIKELDNNLPPWWVYLFYGCIVFAVVYLVRFEIMGGDNQEMELQKELAQAKIDVAQYMKTAPDLMDEKTVTLLTDPADLAIGKTIFATNCAACHRADAGGQIGPNLTDDKWILGGGIKNVFHTINNGGRDGKGMISWKGTLKPKEMQKVASYILSLHGSNPKDPKEAEGEVWVEEATVAPAQ, from the coding sequence ATGAAAAAAATAATTCCAGCATACGTAAGAGTACTTTTAATTTTCTTTCTCGTGTTTGGCGCAATGGAATACTTTATAGATTCAGGAGATCGCGCAGCATTTATAAAATACCCCATGGTTTCCTTGTTCTTAGCCGTATTTTTATTTGTTTTGATAGCCATTGAGATAACAGTAAGTGCCATAGATAACATCAGTTATCAAATGCTCAGTGCCGAAGAAAAATTGGCGTTTGAACAAGAGAGCGCCACTAGCTATAAAGACAAGGAATGGTTTCAGAAATTAATGAAAAAACTGACCAAATCAGAACCAATAGAAAACGAAGAAAATCTTTTATTGGATCATGATTATGACGGAATCAAAGAGTTAGATAATAATTTACCGCCATGGTGGGTGTATTTATTTTACGGCTGTATTGTTTTTGCGGTAGTGTACTTGGTTCGTTTTGAAATAATGGGAGGAGATAATCAAGAAATGGAGCTCCAAAAAGAATTAGCTCAAGCCAAAATTGATGTAGCCCAATACATGAAAACAGCTCCGGATTTAATGGATGAAAAAACCGTAACCCTACTTACAGATCCTGCAGATTTAGCCATAGGAAAAACCATTTTTGCAACCAATTGTGCCGCCTGTCACCGAGCAGATGCTGGAGGACAAATTGGACCCAATTTAACGGATGACAAATGGATTTTAGGAGGCGGAATCAAAAACGTATTTCATACCATTAATAATGGAGGGCGTGATGGTAAAGGGATGATTTCTTGGAAAGGAACTCTAAAACCTAAAGAGATGCAAAAAGTAGCAAGTTACATTTTGTCTCTACACGGAAGCAACCCTAAAGATCCAAAAGAAGCCGAAGGCGAGGTTTGGGTTGAAGAAGCTACTGTAGCTCCAGCACAATAA
- the ccoG gene encoding cytochrome c oxidase accessory protein CcoG: MSKLPNEAFRDTIGTIDEEGKRKFIFPKKPSGKLYDYRKWVSYILLLILIANPFIKVNGNQFMLFNILERRFNIFGFPFWPQDFYLFVLFMIVGVVFVILFTVIFGRIFCGWICPQTIFLELVFRRIEYWIEGDRGAQIRLSKQEWNAEKIRKKGFKWFLFLLISFAIANVFLAYLIGSDELMQMIEEGPQSHLSTLIALSIFTGVFYFIFVWFREQVCIIACPYGRLQGVLLDNKSINVAYDFVRGEKEEGRAKFNKKEDRATTGKGDCIDCKQCVNVCPTGIDIRNGTQLECVNCTACIDECDTIMDSVGLPKGLIRYASEDEIEKKAPFKFTARMKGYSAILLILVGILIGLLFLRTEVEATILRLPGQLFQHKGDNISNVFTYKVINKTNNDFKDVHFKLVGINGTLKLVGNQHLNVEKQGMSSGTLFIEINENLLENDKTKLKIEVYDGAKKIETSFTSFLSPRSFD, from the coding sequence ATGTCAAAATTACCAAACGAAGCATTTAGAGACACCATCGGAACGATTGATGAAGAAGGAAAAAGAAAATTCATTTTTCCTAAAAAGCCTTCAGGAAAATTGTATGATTATCGTAAATGGGTAAGTTACATCTTGTTACTAATTTTAATAGCCAATCCATTTATAAAAGTAAACGGAAACCAATTTATGCTCTTTAATATACTAGAGCGTCGTTTCAATATATTTGGTTTTCCATTTTGGCCGCAAGATTTTTACCTCTTTGTGCTTTTTATGATAGTAGGAGTGGTTTTTGTGATTTTGTTTACAGTGATTTTTGGACGCATATTCTGTGGATGGATATGTCCGCAAACTATATTTTTGGAGCTTGTCTTTAGAAGAATAGAATATTGGATAGAAGGCGATCGAGGAGCTCAAATTAGATTGTCCAAACAAGAATGGAACGCCGAAAAAATAAGAAAAAAAGGCTTTAAATGGTTTTTGTTTTTACTTATTTCCTTTGCAATAGCAAATGTATTTTTGGCCTATCTCATCGGTAGTGACGAACTAATGCAAATGATTGAAGAGGGCCCACAATCCCACCTAAGTACCTTAATTGCACTATCTATTTTTACGGGCGTTTTCTACTTTATATTTGTATGGTTTAGAGAGCAAGTTTGTATTATAGCCTGTCCTTACGGGAGATTACAGGGTGTTTTGTTAGACAATAAATCTATTAATGTAGCCTATGATTTTGTACGTGGAGAGAAAGAAGAAGGAAGAGCTAAATTTAATAAAAAAGAAGATAGAGCAACCACCGGAAAAGGAGATTGTATTGACTGCAAGCAATGTGTAAATGTTTGCCCAACAGGAATTGACATCCGTAACGGAACACAACTAGAATGCGTAAACTGTACTGCTTGCATTGACGAATGCGATACGATCATGGATAGCGTAGGATTGCCAAAAGGATTGATCCGCTATGCCTCTGAGGATGAAATTGAGAAAAAAGCCCCATTTAAATTTACCGCCCGAATGAAAGGATACTCTGCTATCTTATTAATTTTAGTAGGGATTTTGATAGGATTGTTGTTCTTGCGTACCGAGGTAGAAGCTACTATTTTAAGACTACCAGGGCAATTATTCCAGCACAAAGGAGATAATATTAGTAATGTTTTTACGTATAAAGTTATTAATAAAACCAACAATGACTTTAAGGACGTTCACTTTAAACTAGTAGGTATAAACGGAACCCTTAAGCTTGTAGGGAACCAACATTTGAACGTAGAAAAGCAAGGCATGAGTAGTGGTACGCTGTTTATAGAAATCAACGAAAACCTATTAGAGAATGATAAAACCAAGCTCAAGATAGAGGTCTATGATGGGGCTAAAAAGATAGAAACTAGTTTTACCAGTTTTTTAAGCCCACGTAGCTTTGATTAA
- a CDS encoding FixH family protein, whose protein sequence is MKINWGTGIVIAIVSFMAFILYFVIKVQSNSKYDNELVVEEYYKYDADFSQEMQRVQNAHDLAQKPVITKTAEGITIVFPLVYDPKKIKGNVSLYRPSMKKLDFVTPISLSKPTLLIPKSKLVGGRWDIKMEWQYDGKPYLTKETIYIN, encoded by the coding sequence ATGAAAATCAATTGGGGAACCGGAATTGTTATAGCCATAGTGTCCTTTATGGCGTTTATACTCTATTTTGTAATCAAAGTACAATCTAATTCTAAATACGATAATGAATTAGTAGTAGAAGAATATTACAAATACGATGCCGATTTTAGTCAAGAAATGCAAAGAGTACAAAACGCACATGACTTAGCACAAAAACCAGTAATAACAAAAACAGCAGAAGGCATTACTATAGTCTTTCCGTTAGTTTATGATCCTAAAAAAATAAAAGGAAATGTATCCCTTTATAGACCGTCTATGAAAAAATTAGATTTCGTAACTCCAATTTCGTTATCTAAACCAACTTTGCTCATACCTAAATCAAAATTGGTAGGCGGTCGTTGGGATATTAAAATGGAGTGGCAATATGACGGAAAACCATATTTAACCAAAGAGACTATTTATATCAATTGA
- a CDS encoding sulfite exporter TauE/SafE family protein, with translation MLYTAFIFGLISSLHCIGMCGPIALMLPVDRSNKAKKVIQIMTYHLGRITAYATIGLVFGLVGKGFFMAGLQQKMSIIIGICMIAIVLLPEQIFAKYNFSKPVFKIIAKVKQQLGKQFKNKSYQSLFTIGLLNGLLPCGMVYVALFGAIAMQSASLGVVYMILFGLGTVPMMSSIVYLNTFISLEVRNKIQKTIPYVAVFIGVLFILRGLGLGIPYVSPSNMSLFVQATPNCH, from the coding sequence ATGCTATACACCGCCTTTATTTTTGGACTAATTAGTAGTTTACACTGCATCGGTATGTGTGGTCCCATAGCATTGATGCTTCCAGTAGATAGAAGTAATAAAGCAAAAAAGGTAATCCAAATAATGACCTATCATTTAGGACGAATAACCGCTTACGCCACCATTGGGCTTGTTTTTGGATTAGTTGGAAAAGGTTTCTTTATGGCAGGATTGCAGCAAAAAATGTCTATTATAATAGGCATTTGTATGATTGCTATTGTTTTGTTACCCGAACAAATTTTTGCAAAATATAATTTTTCAAAGCCTGTTTTTAAAATTATAGCCAAAGTCAAGCAGCAATTAGGCAAACAATTCAAGAACAAAAGTTACCAATCCTTATTTACCATAGGGTTACTCAATGGGCTTTTGCCCTGCGGAATGGTCTACGTTGCTTTGTTTGGCGCCATAGCCATGCAAAGTGCTAGTCTAGGAGTAGTTTACATGATTTTGTTTGGACTAGGAACCGTGCCCATGATGAGTAGCATTGTGTATCTGAACACTTTTATTAGCCTAGAGGTTCGTAATAAAATTCAAAAAACCATTCCTTATGTAGCCGTTTTTATTGGAGTACTTTTTATACTGAGAGGTCTAGGGCTAGGTATTCCGTATGTTTCACCCTCTAATATGAGTTTGTTTGTACAAGCTACTCCAAATTGTCATTAA
- a CDS encoding YdcH family protein, whose product MERHNFVHEFPEHAEKIHQLKVENNHFRKLFDEYHELEHEIHRINTDTEAVTDAHAHEVKAKFLFLKDELYSILTNSN is encoded by the coding sequence ATGGAAAGACATAATTTTGTCCACGAGTTTCCCGAGCATGCAGAAAAAATTCACCAACTAAAAGTAGAAAACAACCATTTCAGAAAATTATTTGATGAATACCACGAATTGGAGCATGAAATACACCGTATCAATACCGATACAGAGGCAGTTACAGATGCACACGCACACGAAGTAAAAGCAAAGTTTTTATTTTTAAAAGACGAATTATATAGCATCTTAACCAACAGTAACTAA